The following proteins come from a genomic window of Luteitalea sp.:
- a CDS encoding HAD-IA family hydrolase yields the protein MTHDIQGAVFDIDGTLLNNMPFHEEAFNTFAAVHGLPQLTPETRKWMDGKRNRDIFPRLFSRDDMTLEESEALSEQKESLYRELSKGRLSSLAGLDRLLDLLEARGVRIAFATSAPKANVEHTLAELGLDHRLGLVARSDELPRGKPFPDVFLEAARLIEALPEHCLAFEDAPAGIVAARAAGMTTIGVSTSYPREILAQTDPPPHAVIADYDQFLSERGAWLTAPPHAAPKDTASARTHSGTEASLSE from the coding sequence ATGACGCACGACATCCAAGGAGCCGTCTTCGACATTGACGGCACACTACTCAACAACATGCCCTTCCACGAGGAGGCCTTCAACACGTTTGCCGCTGTTCATGGGCTGCCCCAGTTGACGCCGGAGACACGCAAGTGGATGGACGGGAAACGCAATCGCGACATCTTTCCACGCCTCTTCTCTCGCGACGATATGACGCTGGAAGAATCGGAAGCGCTCTCGGAGCAGAAGGAGTCGCTCTATCGCGAGTTGTCGAAGGGCCGCCTGTCATCGTTGGCCGGGCTCGACCGACTGCTGGACCTTCTCGAAGCACGCGGGGTGCGGATCGCCTTTGCCACGTCGGCACCCAAAGCCAACGTCGAGCACACCTTGGCGGAGCTCGGTCTCGACCACAGGCTCGGACTGGTCGCCCGGAGCGACGAATTGCCCCGGGGAAAGCCGTTTCCTGACGTATTCCTGGAAGCGGCGCGCCTGATTGAGGCTCTCCCCGAGCATTGTCTCGCATTCGAGGATGCACCAGCCGGCATCGTCGCCGCCCGCGCGGCCGGTATGACGACAATCGGCGTCAGCACGAGCTATCCGCGAGAGATCCTGGCGCAGACGGATCCACCGCCGCACGCCGTCATTGCGGACTACGACCAGTTCCTGAGCGAGCGAGGTGCATGGCTCACCGCGCCGCCGCACGCGGCGCCGAAGGACACGGCGTCAGCTCGTACGCATTCTGGAACGGAAGCGTCGTTATCCGAGTAA
- a CDS encoding S58 family peptidase: MSRYARVLLMLVLLGATFVVEAQEPRPRARDLGIRPGVFETGRLNTITDVEGVRVGHATLIRGERVRTGVTAILPHGGNLFQDKVAGAVFVGNAFGKLAGALQVAELGTIETPIVLTSTLSVGTASEAVVEWTLQQSGNHDVRSVNPLVGETNDGRLNDIRGRHVGGADVLHAIEEASAGAVAEGAVGAGTGTSAFGWKGGIGTASRVLPRDYGGFTVGVLVQTNYGGFLTIDGVPVWRTLGQPPFPVAGAPDGDRRSDDGSCMIVASTDAPLDAAALERLAARAIYALARTGSSYTNGSGDFAIAFSTARDARWRHGDRGARPRALLPSDALSPLFQAVIEATEEAVYNSLFAATTTTGNGHTVEALPIDELRRLLQSK, encoded by the coding sequence ATGTCCAGGTATGCACGTGTGTTGCTCATGCTCGTTCTGCTGGGTGCGACCTTTGTGGTCGAGGCACAGGAGCCCCGCCCGCGGGCGCGCGACCTTGGCATCCGGCCGGGAGTGTTCGAGACAGGTCGACTCAATACCATCACGGATGTCGAGGGCGTACGCGTTGGACATGCGACGCTCATTCGAGGGGAGCGCGTTCGCACAGGTGTGACCGCCATCCTGCCGCACGGCGGCAATCTCTTCCAGGACAAGGTCGCCGGCGCCGTGTTCGTTGGGAACGCGTTCGGCAAGCTCGCGGGTGCGCTGCAGGTGGCCGAGCTGGGCACGATCGAGACGCCGATCGTCCTCACGAGCACGCTGAGCGTCGGCACCGCATCGGAAGCCGTCGTGGAGTGGACGCTGCAGCAATCTGGCAATCACGATGTGCGCTCCGTCAACCCGCTGGTCGGCGAGACGAACGACGGCAGGTTGAACGATATCCGGGGACGCCATGTCGGCGGTGCCGATGTCCTGCACGCTATCGAGGAGGCGTCCGCGGGCGCGGTGGCGGAGGGCGCGGTCGGCGCTGGAACAGGCACGTCCGCGTTTGGCTGGAAGGGCGGCATCGGCACGGCATCGCGTGTGCTGCCACGCGATTACGGCGGCTTTACCGTCGGCGTCCTGGTGCAGACAAACTACGGTGGGTTTCTCACCATCGATGGCGTGCCGGTCTGGCGCACGCTCGGGCAGCCGCCTTTCCCGGTGGCGGGCGCTCCGGATGGCGACCGGCGCTCCGACGATGGATCGTGCATGATCGTCGCCAGCACCGATGCGCCTCTGGACGCGGCGGCACTGGAACGCCTCGCGGCGCGCGCGATCTACGCACTCGCACGAACCGGCTCCTCGTACACGAACGGCAGCGGCGATTTCGCGATAGCCTTCTCGACCGCTCGCGACGCCCGCTGGCGTCACGGCGACCGGGGGGCACGACCGCGCGCGCTACTCCCGTCCGATGCGCTCTCGCCGTTGTTCCAAGCGGTCATCGAAGCCACGGAGGAGGCGGTCTACAACTCGCTGTTCGCCGCAACGACCACGACCGGCAACGGCCACACGGTAGAAGCCCTGCCGATTGACGAGCTCCGCCGGCTACTCCAATCGAAGTAA
- a CDS encoding twin-arginine translocation signal domain-containing protein gives MGKRITRREFVQTSVAATGVAAVTSTTQAAPAVLIPAPAKPVVVGSANGNRYKNGGPMTAVQTAFTQLTAGKDVLDALIEGVSIVELDPEDSSVGFGGLPNADGVIQLDSCCMHGPLRRAGGVAALEGVRTPAQVARLVMNHTDHHLIVGRGAQELARRFGFEVEEDLNTPHSRALWREWKRRTDPEHYLDPEQRAQAGYRATLQMAREGLLDPEHIWGTINCDGVSASGEVCGVTTTSGLAWKIPGRVGDSPILGAGLYVDNDVGAAGSTGRGEANLYNLCSFLVVEQMRAGRHPKDAALEALKRVQANTVEKRLLNSRGQPSFQLNFYVVSKKGEFAGVSLYRSRFAVCTEQGAQTLETEFLLPGEPTDE, from the coding sequence ATGGGTAAGCGCATCACCCGGCGAGAGTTCGTTCAGACGAGCGTAGCGGCGACAGGCGTGGCTGCGGTGACCTCAACGACGCAGGCGGCGCCGGCCGTGCTGATTCCAGCACCAGCCAAGCCTGTCGTCGTCGGATCGGCGAATGGGAACCGCTACAAGAACGGCGGGCCCATGACCGCCGTCCAAACGGCGTTCACCCAGCTCACGGCGGGCAAGGACGTCCTCGACGCCTTGATCGAAGGGGTCAGCATTGTCGAGCTCGATCCTGAAGATTCGAGCGTGGGCTTTGGTGGTCTTCCGAACGCCGACGGCGTGATCCAGCTCGACTCGTGCTGCATGCACGGACCGCTGCGGCGTGCCGGCGGCGTTGCGGCGCTCGAGGGCGTGCGCACGCCGGCACAGGTCGCGCGCCTCGTCATGAACCACACCGACCACCATCTCATTGTCGGAAGAGGCGCACAGGAGCTCGCACGCCGGTTTGGATTCGAGGTCGAGGAGGATCTCAACACGCCGCATTCGCGCGCGCTGTGGCGGGAGTGGAAGCGGCGCACAGACCCGGAGCACTATCTCGATCCCGAGCAGCGCGCTCAGGCGGGGTACCGCGCCACCTTGCAAATGGCACGCGAGGGCCTGTTGGACCCGGAACACATCTGGGGCACGATCAACTGCGACGGCGTCAGCGCGAGCGGTGAGGTCTGCGGTGTCACGACAACGAGCGGTTTGGCGTGGAAGATACCGGGACGAGTGGGCGACTCACCGATTCTTGGCGCGGGATTGTACGTCGACAACGATGTTGGGGCCGCTGGATCCACCGGCCGGGGTGAAGCGAACCTGTACAACCTGTGCTCGTTCCTCGTGGTGGAGCAAATGCGCGCAGGGCGCCACCCGAAGGATGCGGCGCTCGAGGCGTTGAAGCGCGTCCAGGCCAACACGGTCGAGAAGCGGCTCCTCAACTCGCGCGGCCAGCCCAGCTTCCAGCTCAATTTCTACGTGGTGAGCAAGAAGGGTGAGTTCGCCGGCGTCTCTCTGTATCGCTCGAGGTTTGCGGTATGTACCGAGCAAGGAGCGCAGACGTTGGAGACGGAGTTCCTGCTTCCCGGAGAGCCGACCGACGAATGA
- a CDS encoding pyridoxal-phosphate dependent enzyme, producing the protein MAAPSIEREIPIEAVREAAAAIYAVAVRTPLIPLDLPGAGTEADRPRVYVKLETLQPIGAFKIRGAYNAVRRLPPGTLARGVWTVSAGNAAQGVALAARRMGAPCAVMMIDTAPEAKRWAIEQLGATIVPVSYDEAWRAVEQHGSDRMSGAMVHPFDDDHVIAGNGTIALEIVEDLPEVTSVIAAVGGGGLVAGIAAGLRALRPDVQVYGAEPETAAPLAVSIASNRPSVFPNWKASFVDGAGGKSVLRSMWPLVSPPRIKGSIVVTLEQVRAAMRLVAERTHVITEGAAACAVAAAMSGKAGPGPVVAVLSGGNIDLARFTSLVSE; encoded by the coding sequence TTGGCTGCACCGAGCATCGAACGTGAGATCCCCATCGAAGCCGTGCGAGAGGCGGCCGCGGCCATTTATGCAGTGGCGGTGCGGACACCGCTCATTCCGTTGGATCTGCCCGGTGCTGGCACCGAAGCCGATCGGCCTCGCGTCTACGTAAAGCTCGAGACCCTCCAGCCGATTGGCGCGTTCAAGATCCGGGGCGCCTACAACGCTGTCCGTCGCTTGCCGCCTGGGACGCTCGCTCGCGGCGTGTGGACGGTCAGTGCGGGGAACGCGGCCCAAGGCGTTGCGCTCGCGGCGCGGCGCATGGGCGCACCATGCGCGGTCATGATGATTGACACGGCGCCGGAGGCCAAGCGGTGGGCGATCGAGCAGCTGGGCGCGACGATCGTGCCGGTGTCGTACGATGAAGCGTGGCGCGCCGTCGAGCAGCACGGCTCGGACCGCATGTCTGGAGCGATGGTCCACCCGTTCGACGACGATCATGTTATTGCCGGCAACGGCACGATTGCCTTGGAGATCGTGGAGGATCTTCCCGAAGTGACATCGGTCATTGCCGCGGTTGGCGGCGGTGGTCTCGTGGCGGGCATTGCGGCCGGGCTGCGCGCGTTGCGGCCGGATGTCCAGGTCTATGGTGCAGAGCCGGAGACCGCAGCGCCGCTGGCGGTCTCGATCGCGTCGAACCGGCCGAGCGTTTTTCCCAATTGGAAAGCCTCGTTCGTCGATGGCGCGGGCGGCAAGTCCGTGCTGCGATCGATGTGGCCGCTCGTCTCGCCGCCGCGGATCAAGGGCTCGATTGTCGTTACACTCGAGCAAGTGCGCGCGGCCATGCGTCTCGTGGCCGAGCGCACGCATGTGATTACGGAGGGCGCCGCGGCCTGCGCGGTCGCCGCGGCCATGAGCGGGAAGGCCGGTCCCGGCCCGGTGGTTGCGGTCCTCTCCGGCGGCAACATCGATCTAGCGCGGTTTACCTCGCTGGTGTCCGAGTAG
- the glgP gene encoding alpha-glucan family phosphorylase → MEQHDPELPELPSRVAGLRELANDLWWVWHDHAREVFRALDYPLWRATAHNPVELLRLVSPERLTEVASNRAFLRLYDTALEQLQNTQCATDTWWSRRTPIGRQRPIAYFSAEFALHQSLPIYAGGLGVLAGDHCKEASDLGLPLIGIGFMYPQGYFHQRLSADGWQEEHYVRLDWQDAPIERATLAQGQDCVVAVPLGNRTVLAQVWHVRLGCVDLYLLDTDLEENAPWDRELSARLYGGDRETRIQQEIVLGIGGVRAVRTLGYDPILWHLNEGHAAFVALQRIRDLVEHGARFDQALQHVRETTTFTTHTPVAAGHDAFPFSLVETHLAGCWGSLGELREEFLALGGYDNGQGTQFNMTTLAMRTSGAVNAVSRLHGDVTRTMWKPLLDELGRQDTMTSITNGIHVPSWLAVDVARLFDTYLDARWRDAQDDPQVWDEVLAIPDEELWRVRQRLRRYLFAFVRERMRDRWIHQHVNSARVLAGGTLLDSEALTIGFARRFATYKRAELIFHDPARLAHILNELKRPVQIIFAGKAHPADEPGKRALQAVYHRAVDPAFGGRVAFVDDYDLHVAHFLVQGCDVWLNNPRKPLEASGTSGMKASVNGVLNASIGDGWWPEGYTGANGWLIDPGTTSEDLAAQDAADAEALYRLLEEEIVPTFYERDEQGVPRRWVQMVKEAIRTIAPRFSTRRMLKEYVERMYLPAIETVTSKSE, encoded by the coding sequence ATGGAACAGCACGACCCCGAGCTTCCTGAACTCCCTTCTCGCGTGGCAGGATTGCGCGAGCTCGCCAACGACCTTTGGTGGGTATGGCACGACCATGCGCGCGAAGTGTTTCGCGCGCTCGATTACCCCCTGTGGCGGGCGACCGCACACAACCCCGTCGAATTGCTGCGCCTGGTCTCGCCGGAGCGCTTGACGGAGGTGGCCAGCAATCGCGCCTTTCTGCGTCTCTACGACACGGCGTTGGAGCAGCTCCAAAACACCCAATGCGCCACTGACACCTGGTGGTCGCGCCGCACCCCAATCGGCCGCCAACGACCGATCGCCTATTTCTCGGCCGAGTTCGCGCTCCACCAATCGCTGCCCATCTATGCGGGCGGTCTCGGCGTGCTCGCGGGCGATCACTGCAAGGAGGCGTCCGACCTCGGGCTGCCGCTCATCGGCATCGGCTTCATGTACCCGCAGGGCTATTTCCACCAGCGCCTCTCCGCCGATGGCTGGCAGGAGGAGCACTATGTCCGCCTCGACTGGCAGGATGCGCCGATCGAGCGTGCCACGTTGGCGCAGGGCCAAGACTGCGTGGTTGCCGTGCCGCTCGGCAACCGCACCGTGCTGGCGCAGGTGTGGCACGTGCGACTCGGCTGCGTCGACCTGTATCTCCTCGACACGGACCTCGAGGAGAACGCCCCGTGGGACCGAGAGCTGTCCGCGCGACTCTACGGCGGCGATCGCGAAACGCGGATTCAGCAAGAGATCGTGCTTGGCATCGGGGGTGTGCGTGCCGTGCGGACGCTCGGCTACGACCCCATTCTGTGGCACCTCAACGAGGGCCACGCCGCGTTCGTCGCGCTGCAACGTATCCGTGACCTGGTCGAGCATGGCGCACGCTTCGATCAAGCGCTTCAACACGTACGGGAGACGACGACGTTCACAACGCACACGCCGGTCGCCGCCGGACACGATGCCTTTCCGTTCTCTCTGGTCGAAACGCACCTGGCGGGTTGTTGGGGCAGTCTCGGCGAGCTTCGCGAAGAGTTCCTCGCGCTCGGTGGCTACGACAATGGACAGGGTACGCAGTTCAACATGACGACGCTCGCCATGCGCACCTCCGGCGCGGTCAACGCCGTGAGCCGGCTGCACGGCGACGTGACACGCACCATGTGGAAACCGCTGCTCGACGAGCTGGGTCGCCAGGACACAATGACGTCGATCACCAACGGCATCCACGTGCCCTCGTGGCTGGCCGTGGACGTCGCGCGCCTCTTCGACACGTACCTCGACGCGCGCTGGCGCGACGCGCAAGACGACCCGCAGGTCTGGGATGAGGTGCTGGCGATTCCAGACGAAGAGCTCTGGCGTGTGCGTCAGCGGCTACGCCGATATCTCTTCGCCTTCGTGCGTGAGCGTATGCGAGACCGCTGGATACACCAGCACGTGAACAGCGCGCGCGTTCTGGCCGGTGGCACCCTGCTCGACTCCGAAGCGCTCACCATTGGCTTCGCTCGCCGCTTTGCCACGTACAAGCGAGCAGAGCTCATTTTTCACGACCCTGCGCGCCTGGCGCACATTCTCAACGAGCTCAAGCGCCCGGTGCAAATCATCTTTGCTGGTAAGGCGCATCCTGCCGATGAACCGGGCAAGCGGGCACTTCAAGCGGTGTATCACCGTGCCGTGGATCCGGCGTTCGGCGGCCGGGTTGCGTTTGTCGACGACTACGACCTGCACGTCGCGCACTTTCTCGTCCAGGGTTGCGACGTCTGGCTGAACAACCCGCGCAAGCCGCTGGAGGCGAGCGGCACGAGCGGCATGAAGGCCTCGGTCAACGGCGTGCTCAATGCCAGCATCGGTGACGGCTGGTGGCCCGAAGGCTATACGGGCGCCAACGGCTGGCTCATCGATCCGGGTACGACCAGCGAGGATCTGGCGGCACAGGACGCCGCCGACGCAGAGGCGCTCTATCGCCTGCTCGAAGAGGAGATCGTCCCCACCTTCTACGAGCGCGACGAGCAGGGCGTTCCGAGACGCTGGGTTCAAATGGTCAAAGAGGCCATCCGTACAATTGCGCCCCGCTTCTCGACGCGACGGATGCTCAAGGAATACGTGGAACGGATGTACCTTCCTGCGATAGAGACTGTGACGAGCAAGAGCGAGTAA
- a CDS encoding polyphosphate kinase 2 family protein, with the protein MQKLSLDRFRVKPGTRVTLAQWDTDDTTPFTSPKAAGKELDRLLKKLFELQERLWAADRWSVLLLLQGSDAAGKDGTIEHVMRGLNPQGVTVTSFKEPSAEELDHDYLWRVHRAMPRRGHIGVFNRSHYEDVIVVRVYPDLLTGQKLPPERVTSQIWDERFEDINALERHLWRNGTLIRKCFLHVSKGEQLKRFLKRLDDPAKQWKFSAGDVAKRQHWHDYERAYEEMLSATSTDVAPWYIVPGDKKWFMRFVVARILLEALESLDPQFPKLSAAERKQLAAIRRDLGEA; encoded by the coding sequence ATGCAAAAATTGAGCCTCGATCGCTTTCGCGTCAAACCGGGAACGCGCGTCACGCTCGCACAGTGGGACACGGACGACACCACGCCGTTCACGAGCCCCAAGGCGGCAGGAAAGGAGCTCGACCGGCTTCTCAAGAAGCTGTTCGAGCTCCAGGAGCGGCTCTGGGCAGCCGACCGGTGGTCCGTGTTGCTCTTGCTGCAAGGATCGGACGCGGCGGGAAAGGACGGGACGATCGAGCACGTCATGCGTGGTCTCAACCCGCAAGGTGTCACCGTCACGTCGTTCAAGGAACCATCGGCTGAAGAGCTCGATCACGACTATCTCTGGCGCGTCCACCGCGCCATGCCGCGGCGCGGGCATATCGGCGTCTTCAACCGCTCCCATTATGAGGATGTGATCGTGGTGCGGGTCTACCCGGATCTCCTGACCGGCCAGAAGCTTCCGCCCGAGCGTGTCACCTCGCAGATCTGGGACGAGCGATTCGAGGACATCAACGCGCTGGAACGCCATCTCTGGCGAAACGGAACGCTCATCCGCAAATGCTTTCTGCACGTGTCGAAAGGAGAGCAGCTCAAACGCTTCTTGAAGCGTCTCGACGATCCAGCCAAGCAATGGAAGTTCTCGGCCGGTGATGTCGCGAAGCGCCAGCACTGGCACGATTACGAGCGTGCGTACGAGGAGATGCTCTCGGCCACGAGCACTGATGTGGCGCCTTGGTACATCGTGCCGGGTGACAAGAAGTGGTTCATGCGATTCGTGGTTGCGCGGATCCTACTCGAAGCGCTCGAAAGCCTCGATCCGCAGTTTCCAAAGCTGTCGGCTGCGGAGCGCAAGCAGCTCGCGGCCATTCGCCGCGACCTCGGTGAGGCGTGA
- a CDS encoding VWA domain-containing protein: MSQRQRAACFLPGYLPGSWSRTMRRSLLGPILAAVMGAVQAQPSAPPRQTPANDQSNPAPSTASESSAQQPSAAVFRTEINYVEVDVSVTDEKGNFVRSLTQGDFQIFEEKIPQKIATFTEVAIPVDRTETTLFDGKPLPSDTASNQQPLDGRIYVMVLDDVHTHALQSSLVKKAANEFIEKHLGANDIAAVVYTGGRTDAAQEFTSNKLLLEQSVNRFMGRKIRSATLERLDAYNRQRGTQLPDSSSNRAGKGIQDPLDFERAYNARTSMGSLENIAQYLNNVQGRRKAILFFSEGIDYDTLDVMGDIQRNASDVLYAMKDAIAAATQNNVAFYTIDPRGLGAMFGGESIEMTAPPEDPAYGIGTQSLASEARRSQDSLRTLAEETGGLAVVNTNDFATAYDRIVHANSHYYLLGYYPKYERRDGRFRRIEVRVKRPGVKVVARKGYLRPRGREEKPPETPAPTDTSAGVKELLRSPLPQPGLTLGVTAAPFKGTDEKADVAVTIQVPGQGLSFKEENGRAVNQIEVSLIAIDHEAKVQGGDRVLIDPKLRPETHQLVQLTGFRLVRKLELKPGRYQLRVAAREAQKGTLGSVFYDLEVPDYRKKKLAMSGILLTSRAAALTLTPALDDDIKEMLETPPTPVRTFVAGDTLTAYAELYDPLERAHNVAITTRVKSVDGREVFRATEQRASTELEGKGGGYGHKVEIPLVDVEPGKYVLQIDAVPTIGKETALRELSFDVVAPPEPPPSTAGGGQEAQEDSDAVAFANFAFGPLSNRTKPEQIVIRSQAEWEKLWESLPTGKPLPKVDFEQEMLVAVFLGRRSTGGYSVRVDSVRREGDGIIVAYREVAPASDAIRTQQLTTPFAVARVVKTDGAVRFEQVEANKASQ; encoded by the coding sequence ATGTCCCAGCGCCAGCGCGCTGCCTGTTTCCTTCCGGGTTATCTTCCCGGTTCGTGGTCTCGAACCATGCGACGATCCTTGCTTGGCCCTATTTTGGCCGCTGTCATGGGCGCGGTCCAGGCACAGCCGTCTGCGCCGCCTCGCCAAACGCCGGCGAACGACCAATCCAACCCTGCGCCGTCGACTGCCTCGGAGTCATCGGCGCAACAGCCCTCCGCGGCGGTCTTCAGGACCGAGATCAACTACGTCGAGGTCGACGTGTCCGTGACCGACGAGAAGGGCAACTTCGTGAGGAGCCTCACGCAGGGTGACTTTCAGATCTTCGAGGAGAAGATTCCGCAAAAGATAGCGACCTTCACCGAGGTTGCCATTCCCGTCGACCGCACGGAGACGACGCTCTTCGACGGCAAGCCGTTGCCGAGCGATACCGCCTCGAACCAGCAGCCCCTCGATGGGCGCATCTACGTGATGGTGCTCGACGACGTGCACACGCATGCGCTGCAGTCGTCGCTCGTCAAGAAGGCCGCCAACGAGTTCATCGAGAAGCATCTCGGTGCCAACGACATTGCCGCCGTCGTCTACACCGGTGGGCGCACCGACGCAGCGCAGGAGTTCACCAGCAACAAGTTGCTGCTCGAGCAGTCCGTCAATCGCTTCATGGGACGCAAGATCCGATCCGCGACGCTCGAGCGGTTGGATGCCTACAACCGGCAGCGAGGCACGCAGCTACCCGATAGCAGCTCTAATCGGGCCGGCAAGGGCATTCAGGACCCGTTGGACTTCGAGCGGGCGTACAACGCGCGTACTTCCATGGGCAGCCTGGAGAACATCGCGCAATACCTCAACAATGTGCAAGGGCGCCGCAAGGCCATTCTCTTCTTCAGCGAGGGGATCGACTACGACACGCTGGACGTCATGGGCGATATCCAGCGGAATGCCTCCGACGTCTTGTACGCCATGAAGGACGCCATCGCCGCCGCGACGCAGAACAACGTCGCCTTCTACACCATCGATCCACGTGGGCTCGGCGCGATGTTCGGCGGTGAGAGCATTGAAATGACGGCGCCCCCGGAGGATCCTGCCTATGGCATCGGTACGCAGTCCCTTGCGTCCGAGGCGCGGCGATCGCAGGACAGTCTGCGCACCCTGGCCGAGGAGACGGGCGGCCTCGCGGTCGTGAACACCAACGACTTCGCCACGGCATACGACCGCATCGTCCATGCCAACAGCCACTACTACCTGCTCGGCTACTACCCGAAGTACGAGCGCCGCGATGGCCGGTTTCGCCGCATCGAGGTGCGGGTCAAGCGCCCGGGCGTCAAGGTGGTGGCGCGCAAGGGATACCTGAGGCCGCGGGGTCGTGAGGAGAAGCCGCCAGAGACGCCGGCGCCAACCGACACCTCTGCCGGGGTGAAGGAGCTGCTCAGGAGCCCGCTGCCCCAGCCCGGCCTCACGCTGGGCGTCACGGCTGCCCCCTTCAAGGGCACTGACGAGAAGGCCGACGTGGCGGTGACCATTCAAGTTCCGGGGCAAGGGCTGTCGTTCAAGGAAGAGAACGGTCGTGCGGTGAACCAGATCGAGGTGTCGCTCATCGCGATCGACCACGAGGCCAAGGTGCAAGGCGGCGACCGGGTCCTGATCGATCCCAAGCTGCGACCGGAAACTCACCAGCTCGTGCAGCTCACCGGGTTCCGTCTCGTACGCAAGCTGGAGCTGAAGCCGGGCCGGTATCAGCTCCGCGTCGCCGCGCGCGAGGCGCAGAAGGGGACGCTCGGCTCGGTCTTCTACGACCTCGAGGTGCCCGACTACAGGAAGAAAAAGCTGGCGATGAGCGGCATCCTGCTCACGTCACGCGCTGCGGCCCTCACGTTGACGCCGGCGTTGGACGACGACATCAAGGAGATGCTCGAGACACCGCCTACGCCGGTGCGCACCTTTGTGGCGGGGGACACGCTAACGGCCTACGCGGAGCTGTACGACCCGCTGGAGCGGGCGCACAACGTTGCCATCACCACGCGGGTGAAGAGCGTGGATGGACGTGAGGTCTTTCGGGCGACGGAGCAGCGCGCCTCGACAGAGCTCGAGGGGAAGGGCGGCGGCTACGGTCACAAGGTCGAGATTCCGCTGGTCGACGTCGAGCCAGGGAAGTATGTATTGCAGATTGACGCCGTGCCGACGATCGGCAAGGAAACCGCCTTGCGCGAGCTCTCGTTCGACGTCGTGGCGCCGCCAGAGCCGCCGCCCAGCACGGCTGGAGGCGGACAGGAGGCGCAGGAGGACAGCGATGCCGTGGCGTTCGCAAACTTTGCATTCGGCCCGTTGAGCAACCGCACCAAGCCGGAACAGATCGTCATTCGATCGCAGGCCGAGTGGGAGAAGCTGTGGGAGTCACTCCCGACCGGCAAGCCGCTCCCCAAGGTCGACTTCGAGCAGGAGATGCTAGTGGCTGTGTTCCTTGGCCGGCGCTCCACGGGAGGATACTCGGTGCGCGTGGACAGCGTTCGTCGTGAAGGCGACGGGATCATCGTCGCGTACCGAGAAGTCGCTCCAGCGTCGGACGCCATACGCACCCAGCAGTTGACGACCCCGTTCGCCGTGGCGCGTGTCGTGAAGACCGACGGGGCCGTGCGCTTCGAACAAGTGGAGGCAAACAAGGCCTCCCAATGA
- a CDS encoding M24 family metallopeptidase has product MPLDVAAVQAALREEGLDGWLLYDFRGSNPIARKLAGVNGSAKLATRRWYYVVPAVGDPRGLVHRIEAHALDALPGRKLQYADRGSLDAGLSQVLEGCRRVAMEYSAECAIPYIARVDAGTVEAVRRRGIEVISSGDLVQQFEVRWSERGLETHRAASERLYRIKDRAFDALRRVAGGRDTTEYALQQEMAGWFAEEGLVSDSPPVVAAMANAGDPHYLPTANQHRPIRRNELVLLDLWGTLDEPGAIFADISWVGFTGRDVPEEYRHAFASIVQARDAAVAAVTDAVAGGRTIRGFEADRAARTVLEAAGYADHILHRTGHSLGETVHGNGANLDDYETHDDRRLLAGTGFTVEPGLYFDSFGVRTEINMYVSDRAATVTGPRQAAIVALG; this is encoded by the coding sequence ATGCCCTTGGATGTGGCCGCCGTGCAAGCCGCGCTTCGCGAGGAGGGGCTGGACGGCTGGCTGCTCTACGACTTTCGCGGGTCGAATCCCATTGCCCGCAAGCTCGCGGGCGTGAACGGCTCGGCCAAGCTGGCGACCCGCCGCTGGTACTATGTCGTGCCGGCTGTGGGCGACCCGCGCGGCCTCGTGCATCGCATCGAAGCACACGCGCTCGACGCGCTGCCCGGGCGCAAGCTGCAGTACGCAGATCGCGGCTCGCTCGACGCCGGGCTGTCCCAGGTGCTCGAGGGCTGCCGGCGGGTCGCGATGGAGTACTCAGCCGAATGTGCCATCCCGTACATTGCCCGCGTCGACGCTGGTACGGTTGAAGCCGTCCGGCGGCGCGGTATCGAGGTCATCTCATCCGGCGATCTCGTGCAACAGTTCGAGGTGCGATGGAGCGAACGGGGGCTCGAGACGCATCGGGCAGCGTCCGAGCGCCTCTACCGGATCAAGGATCGGGCTTTCGACGCGCTCCGCCGCGTTGCTGGCGGCCGCGACACGACGGAATACGCATTGCAGCAGGAAATGGCCGGGTGGTTTGCAGAGGAGGGGCTCGTCAGCGATTCGCCGCCGGTGGTGGCGGCAATGGCGAATGCAGGCGATCCACACTATCTCCCGACGGCCAACCAGCACCGGCCGATCCGTCGGAACGAGCTGGTGTTGCTCGACCTCTGGGGTACGCTGGACGAGCCTGGCGCTATCTTCGCCGATATCAGCTGGGTCGGGTTCACGGGACGGGACGTGCCGGAGGAGTACCGACACGCGTTCGCCAGCATCGTGCAGGCGCGCGATGCCGCCGTGGCAGCCGTGACCGACGCTGTCGCGGGTGGGCGCACCATCCGCGGTTTCGAGGCGGACCGCGCGGCACGCACCGTGCTCGAAGCCGCAGGTTACGCCGACCACATCCTGCACCGCACGGGTCACAGCCTTGGCGAGACGGTGCACGGCAACGGTGCCAATCTGGACGACTACGAGACACACGACGATCGTCGGCTGTTGGCGGGCACCGGCTTCACCGTCGAACCGGGTCTCTACTTCGACAGCTTCGGCGTCAGGACGGAGATCAACATGTACGTGAGCGACCGCGCCGCAACCGTCACGGGGCCTCGCCAAGCGGCCATCGTGGCGCTCGGGTAG